The genomic region GGAGCTCTCGTTCTGGTTATCTTTAGCAAGGGTGAAAACTTCAATGCTCCAAATATTCCTTTAGGCAACGTCCTTTTTATTGTGAACGCCTTTTCGTATGGATTATACCTCATCCTGGTAAAACCGCTCACCAAAAAATATCACGCGATCACCCTGATGAAGTGGCTCTTCTTTATTGCCATTTTTATTAACCTGCCGGTGACCTATTCTGAATTTGTAGCCGTGGACTGGACTAACTTACCCTTTGAAGCCACCTGGAAAATGGGATTCGTGGTGCTGGGAACCACCTTCATGACCTATTTACTGAATATTTATGCACTTAAACAGCTATCCCCTTCTACCATAAGCGCCTTTATTTATTTACAACCCCTTATCGCAATTAGCTTTGCGATATCGGTAGGTGCAGATAAACTTACCTGGGTAAAAGGTATCGCCGCCGCTCTGGTTTTTATAGGGGTTTATATGGTAAGCGTTAAAAAAACGAAGATCAAAGATTGAGATTGTCACTATTCGAAACTAAAAAAATCATCCCAGTCGTCACTCCAGATATCAAATAAGATCCAATATAAAATGCCAATAGAAATGGCTACAACTCCAGCGGTCGCCCAGCCAGACGCTGAGGAATTTTTAATTTGAAAATATTCGTAATTCTCAGGGTTTATTGAATAAGCTGAAAAGCCAATCAATCCAAGTTCAGCCTCCTCCTGGTTCTTAAATTTATTGCTATAAAAAATAGAATTTTTAGCTAGAACATATAGACTAGAATCTTTTTCGATCAACTTATAAAATGGATATTTCTTTCCATTTTTGTCCACCATCCTGAATTTTTTCTGTGACTGAACCACTTCTTCAGGAGTATAATTCTGATGATAATAAACCGTACAACTTTGAAAGGTCATTACGGCAACCAGAAAGGCTATGATAATTTCGAGATTACTTTTCATTCCTGATCATTTTAAATAAAAAGATCAGGGGCAAAATCTAATAAATTTAATTATAAAATACTGAATTTCAGTGT from Gramella sp. MT6 harbors:
- a CDS encoding DMT family transporter translates to MDKSRLLAILAAFLASAIYGVNHTIAKGLMPLYIEPFGFILLRVTGAAILFWIISIFAPKEKIATSDWPRILGCAVFGMVLNMLFFFKGLSLSTPINSSVIITLSPVMVLILASILIKERITLLKTLGIIVGMGGALVLVIFSKGENFNAPNIPLGNVLFIVNAFSYGLYLILVKPLTKKYHAITLMKWLFFIAIFINLPVTYSEFVAVDWTNLPFEATWKMGFVVLGTTFMTYLLNIYALKQLSPSTISAFIYLQPLIAISFAISVGADKLTWVKGIAAALVFIGVYMVSVKKTKIKD